One segment of Agromyces albus DNA contains the following:
- a CDS encoding RluA family pseudouridine synthase produces MEHRSFPVPDGLDGVRVDAGLAKLLGFSRTLAAEIAGAGGVLLDGASVDKSDRLRGGAWLEVSWEPPRTLAIEPIAVADLGIVHDDDDLVVVDKPAGVAAHPSLGWNGPTVVGALAAAGFRISTSGAPERQGVVHRLDAGTSGLMVVAKSERAYTELKRQFHDREVEKIYHTVVQGRPDPLAGTIDAPVGRHPRSEWKFAVLAGGKHAVTHYETLEAFRAASLLDVHLETGRTHQIRVHMAAQRHPCAGDTMYGADPTLSTRLGLTRQWLHARQLSFSHPADGEWATFVSEYPSDLAHALEVLRGD; encoded by the coding sequence ATGGAGCATCGTTCGTTCCCCGTTCCCGACGGGCTCGACGGCGTGCGCGTCGACGCGGGACTCGCCAAGCTCCTCGGCTTCTCACGCACGCTCGCAGCGGAGATCGCGGGCGCCGGCGGCGTGCTGCTCGACGGGGCATCCGTCGACAAGTCCGACCGCCTTCGCGGTGGGGCCTGGCTCGAGGTGAGCTGGGAGCCGCCGCGCACGCTCGCGATCGAGCCGATCGCGGTCGCCGACCTCGGCATCGTCCATGACGACGACGACCTCGTCGTCGTCGACAAGCCCGCCGGCGTCGCCGCGCATCCGTCGCTCGGCTGGAACGGGCCGACCGTGGTCGGCGCCCTCGCGGCTGCCGGCTTCCGCATCTCCACGTCGGGCGCACCCGAGCGCCAGGGCGTCGTGCACCGACTCGACGCCGGCACCAGCGGGCTCATGGTCGTCGCGAAATCCGAGCGGGCCTACACCGAGCTCAAGCGCCAGTTCCACGACCGCGAGGTGGAGAAGATCTACCACACCGTGGTGCAGGGTCGCCCCGACCCCCTGGCCGGCACGATCGACGCACCCGTCGGCCGGCATCCGCGGTCGGAGTGGAAGTTCGCGGTCCTCGCGGGCGGCAAGCACGCCGTGACGCACTACGAGACGCTCGAGGCCTTCCGCGCCGCGTCGCTCCTCGACGTGCACCTCGAGACCGGGCGCACACACCAGATCCGGGTGCACATGGCGGCGCAGCGGCATCCGTGCGCCGGCGACACCATGTATGGGGCCGACCCCACGCTCTCGACGCGTCTCGGCCTCACCCGGCAGTGGCTGCACGCGCGACAACTCTCCTTCTCGCACCCCGCCGACGGGGAGTGGGCGACCTTCGTCTCGGAGTACCCGAGCGACCTCGCGCATGCGCTCGAGGTGCTGCGCGGCGACTGA
- a CDS encoding DivIVA domain-containing protein: protein MALTPEDVVNKRFQATKFREGYDQDEVDDFLDEVVVELRRLNQENEELRQRVTAAEARAAEAGKASAAAPAPAAVYAEPAAPPPTVAVQTQPPAVPQSDFDEQTSTTNLLQLARRLHEEHVREGVEKRDALIAEGHATAARVVAEAEAKQRAQMGILDQERLALEKRVDELRVFEREYRQKLKSYIEGQLRDLDTAAPVSVSGNQGFSSPVSAGVPAEQPAPTFQGFGG, encoded by the coding sequence ATGGCGCTAACTCCGGAAGATGTGGTCAACAAGCGCTTCCAGGCGACGAAGTTCCGGGAAGGGTACGACCAAGACGAGGTCGACGACTTCCTCGACGAGGTGGTCGTCGAGCTTCGCCGGCTCAACCAGGAGAACGAGGAGCTGCGCCAGCGAGTGACCGCGGCAGAGGCCCGTGCCGCGGAGGCCGGCAAGGCATCCGCCGCGGCGCCGGCGCCTGCCGCGGTGTACGCCGAGCCCGCTGCGCCGCCGCCCACGGTGGCCGTGCAGACGCAGCCTCCGGCCGTCCCGCAGTCGGACTTCGACGAGCAGACCAGCACGACGAACCTCCTGCAGCTGGCCCGCCGGCTGCACGAGGAGCACGTGCGCGAGGGCGTCGAGAAGCGCGACGCGCTCATCGCCGAAGGCCACGCCACGGCGGCTCGCGTCGTCGCCGAGGCCGAAGCGAAGCAGCGCGCCCAGATGGGCATCCTCGACCAGGAGCGCCTCGCGCTCGAGAAGCGGGTCGACGAGCTCCGGGTGTTCGAGCGTGAGTACCGCCAGAAGCTCAAGAGCTACATCGAGGGTCAGCTGCGCGACCTCGACACGGCGGCACCCGTCTCCGTGTCGGGCAATCAGGGCTTCTCCTCGCCGGTGAGCGCCGGCGTGCCGGCCGAGCAGCCTGCGCCGACCTTCCAGGGCTTTGGAGGCTGA
- the lspA gene encoding signal peptidase II, which translates to MAGAAVAAYGLDQTSKFLVVSNLTEGEIVPVLGSALQWQFVRNPGAAFSLASGMTWIFTILAAAVITFIVWFARRIRSIAWAVVFGLLLGGVLGNLTDRLLREPSFGLGHVVDFISTPWFIPAIYNFADIAIVSSMVLFMILTIRGVGLDGNREVKAKVSTAAPEAATSDAATSDGRAFSASPELARES; encoded by the coding sequence TTGGCCGGCGCCGCCGTCGCGGCGTACGGCCTCGACCAGACCAGCAAGTTCCTCGTCGTCTCGAACCTGACCGAGGGCGAGATCGTGCCGGTGCTCGGGTCGGCGCTGCAGTGGCAGTTCGTGCGAAACCCCGGTGCGGCGTTCTCGCTCGCGAGCGGCATGACGTGGATCTTCACGATCCTCGCCGCTGCCGTGATCACGTTCATCGTGTGGTTCGCCCGCCGCATCCGTTCCATCGCGTGGGCGGTCGTCTTCGGGCTGCTTCTCGGCGGCGTGCTCGGCAATCTCACCGATCGGCTCCTTCGGGAGCCGAGTTTCGGCCTGGGGCACGTCGTCGACTTCATCTCGACGCCGTGGTTCATACCGGCCATCTACAACTTCGCCGACATCGCGATCGTGTCGAGCATGGTGCTCTTCATGATCCTCACGATCCGCGGCGTCGGGCTCGACGGCAACCGCGAAGTGAAGGCGAAGGTTTCCACGGCGGCGCCCGAGGCCGCGACGAGCGATGCGGCGACGAGCGACGGTCGCGCGTTCTCGGCGAGCCCTGAGCTCGCGCGTGAGTCCTGA